The following proteins are encoded in a genomic region of Ptychodera flava strain L36383 chromosome 23 unlocalized genomic scaffold, AS_Pfla_20210202 Scaffold_24__1_contigs__length_23054250_pilon, whole genome shotgun sequence:
- the LOC139124578 gene encoding talin rod domain-containing protein 1-like, with amino-acid sequence MAAATDAIQSLAVFSEECAARMQAVADLLLLTSDIRPVNTESLSVFGESYAKCRDTIIARTKGLSVLTRDVLQQMGSGKYRECGDTLKEICGMVVSLTECSSHAAYLAATSEPGAIKSIPGIIDKYKVSRAKFDIEHSCNQIQNVPIVELSPFRIVTISGEISNNLHILTRACILASDASEEQFHKEQFRLCVKSVTACATALLSAIKKYKNTLDERNRTRCVVFCKPLVQACQAVVEYATEGEHLGTPAQLSESGKKVQTAILGGCMSVVSPCIQLCLCVQALAHNSTSEELQRKIISCCSAITDGSNLLSQALRQKSSPRTSFVGQTQPSDSSSVSKK; translated from the coding sequence ATGGCCGCTGCCACTGATGCAATTCAGTCACTAGCTGTCTTTAGCGAGGAGTGTGCCGCGAGGATGCAGGCTGTTGCCGACTTACTGTTGTTGACCAGCGACATACGACCCGTCAACACGGAGAGCTTGTCCGTGTTCGGGGAGTCTTACGCCAAGTGCAGGGACACTATCATAGCCCGGACCAAGGGGCTGTCCGTACTGACAAGGGATGTACTGCAACAAATGGGGTCTGGAAAATACCGGGAATGCGGGGATACTCTGAAAGAAATTTGCGGAATGGTTGTTAGTTTGACCGAGTGCTCGTCACATGCTGCGTATTTAGCTGCCACCAGCGAACCTGGCGCTATCAAGTCAATCCCAGGGATTATTGATAAGTACAAAGTGTCAAGAGCCAAATTTGACATTGAGCACTCCTgcaatcaaattcaaaatgtaccTATTGTGGAGCTCTCGCCCTTTCGTATCGTCACAATTTCGGGCGAGATTTCAAACAACTTGCATATTTTGACAAGGGCGTGTATTCTAGCCAGCGACGCCAGCGAAGAACAGTTTCACAAGGAACAATTTCGTCTTTGCGTGAAAAGCGTCACTGCCTGTGCGACTGCCTTGCTGTCTGCTatcaagaaatacaaaaacacgCTGGACGAGAGGAACCGAACACGCTGTGTGGTGTTCTGCAAGCCACTTGTGCAGGCTTGCCAGGCCGTGGTGGAATATGCAACTGAGGGGGAACATCTCGGCACACCGGCCCAGCTATCAGAATCTGGCAAAAAAGTACAAACTGCCATTCTTGGGGGGTGCATGAGTGTCGTCAGCCCCTGCATTCAACTCTGTTTATGTGTCCAGGCACTGGCCCACAACTCTACCAGTGAAGAACTTCAGAGGAAGATAATTTCTTGTTGTAGTGCTATTACTGACGGGAGTAACTTGCTTTCCCAAGCACTCCGTCAAAAGTCGTCACCTCGAACATCTTTTGTCGGCCAAACCCAACCAAGTGATTCCTCATCAGTTAGCAAAAAGTGA